One part of the Bacteroidota bacterium genome encodes these proteins:
- a CDS encoding long-chain fatty acid--CoA ligase, with protein MKEFLETDWCGKWATYSPDKFFLREHSTGKEWNYYDFNCRANALANWFIYDLKLEKGDRIAVYSKNRAEFILLFVACVKAGMILVPLNFRLTPRELDTLIYDAEPSVFIHESVFSGEVKALTTLEPIPHKIEMESINTFLTAEFSDTKLQFKNVADFEDPVMILYTAGTTGLSKGVIITNKQLFWNAVNTVLRLNLTHTDHTQSYAPFFHTGGWNVLLTPFLFVGGSHTLLNSFEPDTILDLMEKEKTTLLFGVPTMLQMLSDSPRFEETDLSSVRFAIVGGAPMPIPLINLWHKKGIPIRQGFGLTEVGPNCFSLHHDHAISKKGSIGFPNTYIQAKIVDENGNELPVDTPGELWLKSPVVTQGYWRKPKQTAEAITDGWFHTGDILLKDSDGFFFVVDRKKNMYISGGENVYPSEVEKYLYQNPAIKECAVIGVPDEKWGETGKAFIVLNQDHNLNSEEIIHFCKEGLAKYKIPKHIEFLQALPKNEAGKINRQQLTNQK; from the coding sequence ATGAAAGAGTTTTTGGAAACCGACTGGTGCGGTAAATGGGCAACATATTCGCCCGATAAATTTTTCCTTAGGGAGCATTCGACAGGGAAGGAATGGAACTACTACGATTTCAACTGTCGTGCAAACGCACTTGCCAACTGGTTCATTTATGATCTCAAACTCGAAAAAGGAGACAGGATCGCTGTTTACTCGAAAAACAGAGCAGAATTTATACTGCTTTTTGTTGCCTGTGTAAAAGCCGGAATGATACTCGTTCCGTTAAATTTCAGACTTACTCCGAGAGAGCTTGATACTCTTATTTACGATGCGGAACCATCGGTTTTTATCCATGAGTCGGTTTTTTCCGGTGAAGTAAAAGCACTTACGACTCTCGAACCGATTCCACATAAAATTGAAATGGAAAGCATAAACACATTTTTGACGGCTGAATTTTCAGATACAAAATTGCAGTTCAAAAATGTTGCTGACTTTGAAGACCCGGTAATGATCCTTTATACAGCCGGTACAACCGGCCTTTCAAAAGGAGTCATAATCACAAATAAACAACTTTTCTGGAATGCGGTTAATACTGTCCTGCGGTTAAATCTGACGCATACGGATCATACACAAAGCTACGCTCCGTTTTTCCATACCGGCGGGTGGAATGTTCTCCTAACTCCGTTCCTTTTTGTCGGTGGATCACATACATTATTAAATTCTTTCGAACCTGATACTATTCTCGATCTGATGGAGAAGGAAAAGACAACTCTTCTTTTTGGTGTTCCGACAATGCTTCAGATGTTATCTGATTCTCCACGCTTCGAGGAAACTGACCTGAGTTCAGTGAGATTTGCCATTGTTGGCGGTGCGCCGATGCCGATTCCTCTCATAAATCTTTGGCACAAAAAAGGGATTCCGATCAGACAGGGTTTCGGACTAACTGAAGTAGGTCCAAATTGTTTTTCACTACATCACGATCATGCGATAAGTAAAAAAGGTTCAATAGGATTTCCAAATACATACATTCAGGCAAAAATAGTTGATGAAAATGGAAATGAACTCCCTGTTGATACTCCCGGCGAGTTGTGGTTGAAATCACCCGTTGTTACACAAGGCTACTGGCGGAAACCGAAGCAAACCGCCGAGGCAATCACTGATGGATGGTTTCATACAGGTGATATTCTGTTAAAAGACTCCGACGGATTCTTTTTCGTGGTTGACCGGAAGAAAAACATGTATATAAGTGGTGGTGAGAATGTATATCCATCAGAAGTTGAAAAATATCTTTATCAGAATCCTGCAATAAAAGAATGTGCCGTTATCGGAGTGCCGGATGAAAAATGGGGTGAAACAGGGAAAGCCTTCATCGTGCTAAATCAGGATCATAATTTAAATTCCGAAGAGATAATCCACTTTTGCAAAGAGGGACTTGCAAAATATAAAATTCCTAAACACATTGAATTCCTCCAGGCTCTCCCAAAAAACGAGGCAGGGAAAATAAACCGACAACAATTAACCAACCAAAAATAA
- a CDS encoding sodium:solute symporter, with protein MGLASSELVTAGWVLISAYIAVTLFFVIRGALKVKSMDDYAVGSVNFPPWTVGFALAASMTSAATFVINPGLVATYGISGFISYGLVYPAAAIISLIVLTIGFRKFGSSVKAGTLAQWMGKKYESKGFGLYFAVLSLLLLTFIVLIAVGLTKVIAKTLDVPEIYVLIGTVIFVFGYMMFGGANSMVYTNTVQAIIMLFVAFIMLGSGYHYFNDGISGFIDKLGSIDGRLVQVYNESSFLFRDFFEIFIAQIVIGAAIVCQPHIITKSLLIKDPKGVKSYLISGAIAQGIFFLVVFVGLYARLQFPDLKAGEIALKTDGIIPAYVVTVFPVFVSLFVVLGLISAGISTLEGLIQSLSSTITQDILKPFVIDKYFKSEPDQRKMILINRGVIAILAVVSILLTYDQLVNPKLSVAIFAQNGVYAYFSAAFVPIIFGMFVKSVNRTGVMVASVAAVAVHFTMYYGKIAVPFTVATGENPGVAAAVAIIISCLLALLFQKLPGGKK; from the coding sequence ATGGGACTTGCCTCAAGTGAACTTGTAACTGCGGGTTGGGTTTTAATATCGGCTTATATCGCTGTGACTCTTTTCTTTGTAATCAGAGGTGCGCTCAAAGTCAAATCGATGGATGACTATGCAGTTGGAAGTGTAAATTTCCCTCCATGGACTGTCGGATTTGCACTTGCTGCCTCGATGACAAGCGCTGCTACTTTCGTTATTAATCCCGGTCTTGTGGCTACATACGGAATCAGCGGATTTATTTCTTACGGACTGGTTTATCCGGCGGCTGCTATAATTTCGCTGATTGTCCTGACGATTGGATTTAGAAAATTCGGCTCCTCAGTTAAGGCGGGCACACTCGCACAGTGGATGGGTAAGAAGTATGAAAGCAAGGGATTCGGACTCTATTTTGCAGTTTTATCACTTCTGCTCCTGACTTTTATTGTGCTGATAGCAGTCGGACTCACAAAAGTGATTGCGAAAACACTTGATGTACCCGAAATATATGTTCTCATTGGAACAGTAATATTTGTGTTTGGTTATATGATGTTTGGTGGCGCCAATTCAATGGTCTATACCAACACAGTTCAGGCAATAATAATGCTCTTTGTGGCATTTATCATGCTTGGATCAGGGTATCACTATTTCAATGATGGAATAAGCGGTTTCATAGATAAACTAGGAAGTATTGACGGAAGACTGGTTCAGGTTTATAACGAGTCAAGCTTTCTTTTCAGGGATTTCTTCGAGATATTTATCGCACAGATTGTGATCGGGGCAGCTATAGTGTGCCAACCCCATATAATCACAAAATCGCTCTTGATAAAAGATCCTAAGGGCGTGAAATCTTATCTTATAAGTGGTGCAATTGCCCAGGGGATATTTTTCCTCGTTGTATTTGTCGGACTTTACGCCCGGTTACAGTTCCCGGATCTGAAAGCAGGAGAGATCGCCCTTAAGACCGACGGCATAATTCCTGCATATGTGGTAACGGTTTTCCCTGTTTTTGTCTCCCTCTTTGTGGTTTTGGGATTGATTTCTGCGGGAATTTCCACACTTGAGGGTCTTATTCAATCACTCTCAAGCACTATAACACAGGATATTCTGAAACCTTTTGTGATCGACAAATACTTTAAGTCGGAGCCTGACCAAAGAAAGATGATTCTCATAAACAGGGGAGTAATAGCAATACTTGCAGTAGTATCAATATTACTGACCTATGATCAGCTTGTCAACCCGAAATTGAGTGTTGCCATTTTTGCACAAAATGGCGTCTATGCTTATTTTTCAGCGGCATTCGTGCCAATTATTTTCGGTATGTTTGTCAAAAGTGTTAACAGAACCGGTGTGATGGTTGCATCTGTGGCAGCAGTCGCAGTTCATTTTACAATGTATTATGGCAAGATTGCTGTTCCATTCACTGTTGCCACAGGAGAGAATCCGGGAGTGGCTGCTGCTGTAGCGATTATTATTTCATGTTTGCTAGCACTTTTGTTTCAAAAATTGCCGGGAGGAAAGAAATGA
- a CDS encoding ketoacyl-ACP synthase III: MIRKARIAGIGAFAPEKVVTNQFFNDILGEDVDTWLRENLTIRERRWCSENESTADLCEKAAVEAIKDAGISPADINLIIIATDTPEFVSPSTASIIQHRIGAVNAGTFDINTACAGFVTALNTAAKFVAGDPDCNTVLVIGGYAMSKFLDLHDKKTVTLFADGAGAVVLTSSNDGEGFLNGELFSDGQYNEWMGIYAGGTKYPLTAEVLEKKDHLLKFVKKFPKELNPEIWTKMVLKACQKEGISADKVDRYFFTQININSIWQTLDNLGVPRDKGEVIMSTYGYTGSACIPMALNEAYKSGRIKRGDYLMFVGSGGGLAFASALVKF, encoded by the coding sequence ATGATCAGAAAAGCCAGAATTGCAGGTATTGGTGCCTTTGCACCGGAAAAAGTGGTGACGAATCAATTTTTCAACGATATTCTCGGAGAAGATGTCGACACCTGGTTGAGAGAAAACCTTACGATCAGAGAACGCAGATGGTGTTCGGAGAATGAATCCACAGCCGATCTTTGCGAAAAAGCGGCTGTGGAAGCTATCAAGGATGCCGGGATTTCACCGGCTGATATTAATCTGATAATAATTGCGACAGACACTCCCGAATTCGTGTCACCGTCCACAGCATCAATCATTCAACACAGAATTGGTGCCGTCAATGCCGGAACATTTGACATTAATACCGCTTGTGCGGGTTTTGTTACAGCTTTAAATACTGCAGCAAAATTTGTTGCCGGGGACCCGGATTGCAATACCGTTCTTGTGATTGGCGGGTATGCAATGAGTAAATTCCTTGATTTACATGATAAAAAAACTGTAACCCTTTTTGCCGATGGTGCCGGAGCGGTTGTCCTGACATCTTCAAACGATGGTGAAGGTTTCCTTAACGGAGAACTTTTCTCTGACGGGCAATACAACGAGTGGATGGGAATTTATGCCGGTGGAACTAAATATCCCTTAACTGCTGAAGTACTGGAAAAAAAGGATCACCTGCTTAAATTTGTGAAAAAATTCCCAAAAGAGCTGAATCCTGAAATCTGGACAAAGATGGTTTTAAAAGCGTGTCAAAAGGAAGGAATTTCTGCGGATAAAGTTGACAGATATTTCTTTACTCAGATCAATATCAATTCAATCTGGCAGACACTCGACAATCTTGGAGTACCGCGGGACAAAGGTGAAGTTATAATGTCAACCTACGGCTATACCGGTTCTGCATGTATTCCGATGGCTTTAAATGAAGCGTACAAGTCGGGCAGAATTAAAAGGGGCGACTATCTGATGTTCGTTGGCTCAGGTGGCGGTCTTGCATTTGCGTCAGCTTTGGTAAAATTCTAA
- the fabG gene encoding 3-oxoacyl-ACP reductase FabG, protein MKRLENKVAIVTGGARGIGKAAVLRFAEEGAAVAIWDVNEELGNELVSSLTNEGKKALFVKVDVTDFKSTTEAAAKTVETLGTIDILVNNAGITRDASLAKMTPEQWKMVIDVNLTGVFNCTKSVMNVMIEKGSGKIINTSSVVGLYGNFGQTNYVATKSGVIGMTKVWARELGRKGICVNAVAPGFIATEMVGTIPEKVINMLVEKTPLGRLGAPEDIANAYLFLASNESNYVNGTVLSVDGGLVM, encoded by the coding sequence ATGAAAAGACTTGAAAACAAAGTTGCAATCGTCACCGGTGGTGCAAGAGGCATCGGGAAAGCAGCAGTTCTGAGATTTGCTGAAGAAGGCGCAGCCGTTGCAATCTGGGATGTAAATGAAGAACTTGGAAATGAACTTGTGTCTTCCCTTACGAATGAGGGTAAAAAGGCTCTGTTTGTAAAGGTGGATGTGACAGACTTCAAGTCAACAACCGAAGCTGCTGCAAAAACAGTTGAGACTCTCGGGACCATTGACATCCTTGTGAACAATGCCGGAATCACCCGTGATGCGAGTCTCGCCAAAATGACCCCAGAACAGTGGAAAATGGTAATTGATGTAAATTTGACCGGTGTTTTCAACTGTACAAAGTCAGTAATGAATGTAATGATTGAAAAAGGATCCGGCAAAATCATCAACACTTCGTCTGTTGTCGGTCTGTACGGAAATTTTGGTCAGACAAACTATGTAGCTACAAAATCGGGTGTTATCGGGATGACAAAAGTCTGGGCAAGAGAGCTTGGCAGAAAAGGAATATGTGTTAATGCTGTAGCTCCCGGATTCATCGCCACCGAAATGGTAGGTACAATTCCTGAAAAAGTAATTAACATGCTTGTTGAAAAAACTCCACTCGGAAGGCTTGGTGCCCCTGAAGATATTGCAAACGCATATCTTTTCCTCGCTTCTAATGAATCCAATTATGTAAATGGAACCGTCCTTAGTGTCGACGGTGGACTGGTGATGTAA
- a CDS encoding MarR family transcriptional regulator has protein sequence MIENEQIKNDMIRRFGDAYKAFGLNKLMGHIVALLIFSPQPVSLDDICEQLGRSKGPVSQILRRLRDKKLIRKAWVAENNRKDYYEIEPEIFENAFLNNFDLIRNNTRIAGILREMAKDADLEKNSVTARRLEEMERFYKLMEIHYLNFQTEWEEERKRLYSEY, from the coding sequence ATGATAGAAAACGAACAGATAAAAAATGATATGATTCGTCGCTTCGGCGATGCCTACAAGGCTTTCGGCTTGAACAAGCTGATGGGTCATATAGTGGCGTTGTTGATATTCAGTCCGCAACCTGTTTCTCTCGACGATATTTGCGAGCAACTTGGGAGGAGCAAGGGTCCCGTCAGCCAGATTCTCAGAAGACTCCGTGACAAAAAGCTGATTAGAAAAGCATGGGTAGCTGAGAACAACAGGAAAGATTATTACGAGATAGAGCCCGAAATTTTCGAGAATGCGTTTCTTAATAATTTTGATCTCATCCGGAATAATACAAGAATTGCCGGCATATTGAGAGAAATGGCAAAGGATGCCGATCTCGAGAAAAACAGTGTTACCGCTAGACGGCTTGAAGAGATGGAGAGATTCTACAAATTAATGGAAATTCATTATTTGAATTTTCAAACCGAGTGGGAAGAGGAGAGAAAAAGACTTTACTCTGAATATTAA